A DNA window from Vigna angularis cultivar LongXiaoDou No.4 chromosome 1, ASM1680809v1, whole genome shotgun sequence contains the following coding sequences:
- the LOC108339903 gene encoding cytochrome P450 71D10: MELLIPFSLLFTFASILFFIQRLSNPQKSLKNLPPGPWKLPLLGNIHQFVGALPHQTLRNLANQFGPLMHLQLGQKSHIIVSSADIAKEVLKTHDAIFANRPHLIASKFFVYDSSDIAFSPYGKTWRQLKKICISELLHAKHVQSLRFVREEEVANLVRKVCANEGSILNLSKEIESVMNVIIARASNGKRCKDQEAFISAMEQMLQLLGGFSIADFYPSITVLPFLTGIKTKLERAQRENDKIIENMVMDHMEKNTHSQKEMQEDFIGVLLKTQKRNDLEIPLTHNNIKAVIWDMFVGGTAAPAAVVVWAMSELMRNPEVMEKAQSEVRKVFNEKGFVDEAELGECEYLNSVMKETMRLHPPEALLIPRENIEACVINGYEIPAKSKVIINAWAIGRDPMYWNEAERFLPERFLESSYDFSGTHFEYIPFGAGRRICPGAAFSVPNMLLLLANLLYHFVWKLPYGTNHQTFDMSESFGLTVRRANDLCLIPMPYYHPSTIANQ; the protein is encoded by the exons ATGGAGCTTCTCATTCCCTTCTCTCTCCTCTTCACCTTTGCCTCCATATTGTTCTTCATTCAGAGGCTTTCAAATCCTCAAAAGTCCCTCAAAAACTTGCCACCTGGACCATGGAAGCTGCCTCTTCTTGGCAACATTCACCAATTTGTTGGGGCACTTCCCCATCAAACTCTGAGAAACTTGGCTAACCAATTTGGACCATTGATGCACCTGCAACTTGGTCAAAAATCACACATAATAGTCTCTTCAGCAGATATTGCCAAAGAGGTTTTGAAAACTCATGATGCCATCTTTGCCAACAGGCCTCATCTTATTGCTTCAAAATTCTTTGTTTATGATAGCAGCGATATAGCCTTTTCTCCTTATGGAAAAACTTGGAGACAACTTAAAAAGATTTGCATTTCAGAGTTGCTACATGCAAAGCATGTTCAATCACTGAGGTTCGTAAGAGAAGAAGAGGTGGCTAATCTAGTTAGAAAGGTGTGTGCCAATGAAGGATCAATTTTGAACCTCAGCAAGGAAATTGAGTCGGTGATGAATGTAATAATTGCCAGAGCATCAAATGGCAAAAGGTGCAAAGACCAAGAAGCGTTCATATCAGCCATGGAGCAAATGTTGCAGCTGTTGGGAGGCTTCTCCATTGCTGATTTCTACCCTTCAATCACAGTGCTTCCTTTTCTTACAGGAATCAAAACTAAACTTGAAAGAGCGCAGAGAGAGAATGACAAGATCATAGAAAATATGGTGATGGATCACATGGAAAAAAATACCCACAGCCAGAAGGAGATGCAAGAGGATTTCATTGGCGTTCTTctcaaaacacaaaaaagaaatgaCCTGGAAATTCCCTTGACTCACAACAACATTAAAGCTGTCATCTGG GACATGTTTGTGGGTGGGACTGCAGCACCGGCAGCAGTTGTAGTATGGGCAATGTCAGAACTGATGAGAAATCCTGAGGTAATGGAGAAGGCACAGAGCGAGGTGAGAAAGGTGTTCAATGAGAAAGGGTTTGTGGATGAAGCAGAACTTGGAGAGTGTGAATACTTAAATTCAGTGATGAAAGAAACAATGAGGCTGCATCCCCCAGAGGCATTGTTAATTCCAAGAGAAAACATTGAGGCTTGTGTGATCAATGGATATGAAATCCCTGCAAAGAGCAAGGTCATTATCAATGCTTGGGCCATTGGTAGAGATCCAATGTATTGGAATGAAGCAGAGAGATTTCTGCCTGAGAGATTTCTTGAGAGTTCTTACGATTTCAGTGGCACGCACTTTGAATACATCCCTTTTGGGGCTGGAAGGAGAATTTGTCCAGGAGCTGCATTTTCCGTGCCTAACATGTTGCTGTTACTGGCCAATTTGCTTTACCATTTTGTTTGGAAGCTGCCATATGGAACCAATCACCAAACATTCGACATGTCGGAGTCCTTTGGCCTTACTGTTCGAAGAGCAAATGATCTTTGCTTAATTCCCATGCCTTATTATCACCCTTCCACGATTGCCAATCAGTAA
- the LOC108333044 gene encoding protein ECERIFERUM 26-like codes for MVLEESLVHDVRLSSVGPGRATGSDVFHNPGGLDLAMKLHYLRVVYFFDSEATGELTIMKIKDAMFTSFNHYFIACGRFRRSDSGRPLIKCNDCGARFIEGKCSKTLEEWLAIKDSSLFKLLASQQVIGPELSFSPPVLLQVTRFKCGGISLGLSWAHILGDPLSASEFINSWGRVMNNLGLKMLPNIPRSVPAPGQPGPQKDPISAKRIDPVGDHWIPANNKKMDTFSFNITSSQLNYLQAQIWGPSHHQTPGFESLCAMIWRCVARVRTKSEPKTVTVCRSDPYRKEKDIIGNNQVISKIEAGSECCIGETDLSVLARMLEDLGVDERKQIEEAIERDEGVSDFFVYGANLTFVDLEKINLYDLRLNGQTPTFVYYSIQGVGDEGAILVYPGPQGSIKNGGDGKFVTMILPEDEMAKLKSELKMNGLLLEDN; via the exons ATGGTCTTAGAGGAGAGCTTAGTGCATGATGTGAGGCTATCGTCAGTTGGGCCGGGTCGGGCGACCGGGTCGGATGTGTTCCACAACCCGGGTGGGTTGGACTTGGCCATGAAACTGCACTACCTGAGAGTTGTGTACTTTTTTGATAGTGAGGCTACAGGAGAGCTGACCATAATGAAAATAAAGGATGCGATGTTCACTTCGTTCAACCATTACTTCATCGCCTGTGGAAGGTTCCGGAGATCAGATTCCGGTAGGCCTTTGATAAAGTGCAATGACTGTGGCGCAAGGTTCATCGAAGGCAAGTGCAGCAAAACCCTTGAGGAGTGGCTAGCCATCAAGGACTCCTCTCTCTTCAAGCTCCTTGCCTCTCAACAAGTCATTGGTCCAGAACTCTCTTTTTCTCCTCCTGTGCTCTTGCAG GTAACTAGATTTAAGTGCGGAGGAATTTCATTGGGTCTGAGTTGGGCTCATATATTGGGGGACCCACTTTCAGCTTCAGAATTTATAAACTCATGGGGACGAGTAATGAATAACTTGGGCCTCAAAATGCTTCCCAACATTCCAAGATCCGTCCCAGCACCCGGACAACCCGGACCCCAAAAGGATCCAATTTCAGCAAAACGGATTGACCCGGTGGGTGATCATTGGATCCCAGCCAACAACAAGAAAATGGACACATTCTCCTTCAACATAACAAGCTCACAATTGAACTACTTGCAAGCACAAATCTGGGGTCCAAGTCATCACCAAACCCCTGGTTTTGAATCACTATGTGCCATGATCTGGCGCTGTGTTGCCCGGGTTCGGACAAAATCCGAACCCAAAACCGTAACTGTGTGCCGAAGCGACCCGTATAGGAAGGAGAAGGATATTATTGGTAACAACCAAGTGATAAGCAAGATTGAGGCTGGAAGTGAATGTTGTATTGGTGAGACGGATTTGAGTGTTTTGGCAAGAATGCTTGAGGATCTGGGTGTCGATGAGAGGAAGCAAATTGAAGAAGCAATTGAGAGAGACGAAGGTGTGAGTGATTTCTTCGTGTACGGTGCCAATTTGACATTTGTGGACTTGGAAAAGATCAATTTGTATGATTTGCGATTGAATGGACAGACACCAACATTTGTTTACTACAGCATTCAAGGGGTTGGAGATGAAGGAGCCATTTTGGTGTATCCGGGGCCACAAGGATCTATCAAAAATGGTGGTGATGGGAAGTTTGTGACCATGATTTTGCCAGAAGATGAAATGGCCAAGCTTAAATCTGAACTCAAGATGAATGGGCTTCTGCTTGAggataattaa